A region from the Sphingopyxis lindanitolerans genome encodes:
- a CDS encoding RecX family transcriptional regulator → MPRRRFPSDRSRKPLGAAKLDELALAYVARFETSRAKLLRYLSRKIRESEWTDERDAMAACEAVADRMEALRFLDDRQYAAMRAGAMTRRGLGLRRVKAQLFVDGIADADSGEAIAEAGGQAVAAAIGFARRRRFGPFAVRTIDDPQVRERQVAAFARAGHDLALARRILAVPLGDEAALAALDDAAGLD, encoded by the coding sequence ATGCCCCGCCGCCGCTTTCCATCCGACCGTTCCAGAAAGCCTTTGGGCGCAGCGAAGCTCGACGAGCTGGCGCTGGCCTATGTGGCGCGATTCGAGACAAGCCGGGCGAAATTGCTGCGCTATCTATCCAGAAAAATTCGCGAATCCGAATGGACCGACGAGCGCGACGCGATGGCGGCGTGCGAGGCTGTCGCCGACCGGATGGAGGCCCTGCGTTTCCTCGATGATCGCCAATATGCCGCGATGCGCGCTGGCGCGATGACGCGGCGCGGACTGGGGCTGCGGCGGGTGAAGGCGCAGCTTTTCGTCGACGGCATCGCGGACGCGGACAGCGGCGAGGCGATCGCGGAGGCAGGGGGGCAGGCGGTCGCGGCGGCGATCGGCTTTGCCCGGCGGCGTCGGTTCGGCCCGTTCGCGGTGCGAACCATCGACGATCCGCAGGTGCGCGAACGTCAGGTCGCGGCCTTCGCGCGGGCGGGACATGATCTCGCGCTCGCGCGGCGTATCCTCGCCGTCCCGCTCGGAGACGAGGCCGCGCTGGCGGCGCTGGACGATGCGGCGGGGTTGGATTAG
- a CDS encoding putative bifunctional diguanylate cyclase/phosphodiesterase, with product MKSLLTDHMDADDVSVRTLLGLGSRRQDIGNLRQLQLAPLHGKGKLRLWAGVAMVLLAAFSMVSHVAWALVTGWLTCALIFCLWSYRSFIVRPLGEARATSPAEFALCNRHAFYAALLWIVPFWLQGPVPGADHALATWAITLLMMLTLAMIAHSLPSVCILYIAPVSLSAALALTLAGTPQLAAVAIAAGLLLSGFCVRFAQNHVRFRRAEETLHEKTETVSLLLREFEETSADWLWQTDNARRLVHVSPRLAFALGGTAEALEGVPLLQALSGDAWETGQFPKNLHTMAERMKRRESFSNLIVPVTIGGKPRWWELSASPRLDETGKFLGFRGVGSDVTEQHATAEQIARMARFDNLTGLPNRLSLHEDLARALTQAIEAKSRCAMLMIDLDRFKAVNDTLGHPTGDKLLAQVAARLKGLMERGMTCGRLGGDEFAVVLHNVPAASEAEDLAKRIIAAISRPYVVDNHQLFVGASIGYAIGPQDGSTVETLTRNADLALYKSKDKGGNVVAAYVASLHAQAEERRVMEQELRGALDRGEFELYYQPVVTAADGTLNGFEALIRWHNKTLGNVSPGRFIPLAEDSRLISPIGEWVLRTACHEAMKWPSNLKVAVNVSAEQLTDPAFASVVVSALAQSGLTPQRLEIEVTESVFLRDGGGAAQLLDQLIGLGIRLSLDDFGTGYSSLGYLRKTQFSTIKVDRSFVVGAAKGSIESIAIIRAVVALADSLGMSTTAEGAETEIEVDTLRSLGCSNIQGYYYGRPMPASDVMMLFRPPEPAASAAA from the coding sequence GTGAAGAGCCTGTTGACCGACCATATGGATGCCGACGATGTTTCGGTGCGAACCCTGCTGGGGCTGGGGTCGCGCCGCCAGGACATCGGAAACCTCCGCCAGCTTCAGCTCGCCCCGCTCCATGGCAAGGGCAAGCTGCGCCTGTGGGCGGGGGTAGCGATGGTGCTGCTCGCCGCCTTCAGCATGGTATCGCACGTCGCCTGGGCGCTCGTCACCGGCTGGCTGACCTGCGCGCTGATCTTCTGCCTCTGGTCCTATCGATCCTTCATCGTCCGCCCGCTGGGCGAGGCGCGCGCGACGAGTCCCGCCGAATTTGCCCTGTGCAACCGCCACGCCTTTTATGCAGCGCTGCTCTGGATCGTGCCGTTCTGGCTGCAAGGGCCGGTGCCCGGCGCCGATCATGCGCTCGCGACCTGGGCGATCACGCTGCTGATGATGCTGACGCTCGCGATGATCGCGCACAGCCTGCCGTCGGTGTGCATCCTGTATATCGCGCCGGTCAGCCTGTCGGCGGCGCTCGCGCTCACGCTCGCCGGGACGCCGCAGCTCGCCGCGGTGGCGATCGCCGCCGGGCTGCTGCTCTCCGGCTTCTGCGTGCGTTTCGCCCAGAATCACGTCCGCTTTCGCCGCGCCGAGGAGACGCTGCACGAAAAGACCGAGACGGTCAGCCTGCTGCTCCGCGAGTTCGAGGAAACTTCGGCCGACTGGCTGTGGCAGACCGACAACGCCCGCCGCCTGGTCCATGTCTCGCCGCGCCTCGCTTTTGCGCTTGGCGGCACCGCCGAGGCGCTCGAGGGTGTGCCGCTGCTCCAGGCGCTGTCGGGCGATGCGTGGGAGACGGGCCAGTTCCCCAAGAATCTGCACACCATGGCCGAGCGGATGAAGCGGCGCGAGAGCTTCTCGAACCTGATCGTCCCGGTGACGATCGGCGGCAAGCCGCGCTGGTGGGAATTGTCGGCCTCGCCGCGCCTCGACGAAACCGGCAAGTTCCTGGGCTTTCGCGGCGTCGGCTCCGACGTGACCGAACAGCATGCGACCGCCGAACAGATCGCCCGGATGGCGCGTTTCGACAATCTGACCGGCCTCCCCAACCGCCTCAGCCTGCACGAGGACCTGGCCCGCGCGCTGACCCAGGCGATCGAGGCGAAGTCGCGCTGCGCGATGCTGATGATCGATCTCGATCGCTTCAAGGCGGTCAATGATACGCTTGGCCATCCGACCGGCGACAAGCTGCTCGCGCAAGTCGCCGCGCGCCTGAAAGGCCTGATGGAACGCGGCATGACCTGCGGCCGCCTGGGCGGCGACGAATTCGCGGTCGTGCTCCACAATGTCCCGGCGGCGAGCGAGGCCGAAGATCTTGCGAAGCGGATCATCGCCGCGATCAGCCGCCCCTATGTCGTCGACAATCACCAGCTCTTCGTCGGCGCCAGCATCGGCTATGCGATCGGCCCGCAGGACGGCTCGACGGTCGAAACGCTGACCCGCAACGCCGACCTTGCGCTCTACAAGTCCAAGGACAAGGGCGGCAATGTCGTCGCCGCCTATGTCGCCTCGCTCCACGCCCAGGCCGAGGAGCGGCGGGTGATGGAGCAGGAGCTGCGCGGCGCGCTCGATCGCGGCGAGTTCGAGCTTTACTATCAGCCGGTGGTCACCGCCGCCGACGGCACGCTCAACGGCTTCGAGGCGCTGATCCGCTGGCACAACAAGACGCTCGGCAACGTTTCGCCCGGCCGCTTCATCCCGCTCGCCGAAGACAGCCGCCTCATCTCGCCGATCGGCGAATGGGTGCTGCGCACCGCGTGCCACGAGGCGATGAAATGGCCGTCGAACCTCAAGGTCGCGGTCAATGTTTCGGCCGAACAGCTCACCGACCCCGCCTTTGCCTCGGTCGTCGTCTCGGCGCTCGCGCAGAGCGGGCTGACGCCGCAACGGCTCGAGATCGAGGTGACCGAAAGCGTGTTCCTGCGCGACGGCGGCGGCGCGGCGCAATTGCTCGACCAGTTGATCGGGCTCGGTATCCGCCTCAGCCTCGACGATTTCGGCACCGGCTATTCGTCGCTCGGCTATCTCAGGAAGACGCAATTTTCGACGATCAAGGTCGACCGCAGCTTCGTCGTCGGCGCGGCGAAGGGCAGCATCGAATCGATCGCGATCATCCGCGCCGTCGTCGCGCTCGCCGACAGCCTCGGCATGTCGACGACCGCGGAAGGGGCGGAAACCGAGATCGAGGTCGATACGCTCCGCTCGCTCGGCTGCAGCAACATCCAGGGCTATTATTACGGCCGCCCGATGCCCGCGAGCGACGTCATGATGCTGTTCCGTCCGCCCGAACCGGCGGCGAGCGCCGCGGCGTGA
- a CDS encoding CpaF family protein, translating to MSAFGRRPGTAGRPAFGVAKPMQTGPGMGGSQFPALDTPAPEGPPPIALNLTPEQEAMERLNQRSTADMAEPEKAQGFEASVHKIKEQVLPRLLERVDPEAAATLSKDELTEEFRPIILEVLAELRITLNRREQFALEKVLVDELLGFGPLEELLSDPDISDIMVNGPYQTYIERKGQLVIAPIQFRDEQHLFQIAQRICNMVGRRVDQTTPLADARLKDGSRVNVIVPPLSLRGTAISIRKFSAKPITLDMLCQWGAMSQKMCTALKIAGASRFNIVISGGTGSGKTTMLNALSKMIDPGERVLTIEDAAELRLQQPHWLPLETRPANLEGNGAIHMGDLVKNALRMRPDRIIMGEVRGSECFDLLAAMNTGHDGSMCTLHANSPRECLGRMENMVLMGDIKIPKEAISKQIADSVDLIVQIKRLRDGSRRVTNVTEVIGMEGDVIVTQELFKFEYQDEDKDGKILGEYRSMGLRPYTLEKARQFGFDQPYLEACL from the coding sequence ATGAGTGCATTCGGACGCCGACCCGGCACCGCTGGCCGCCCCGCCTTTGGGGTGGCTAAGCCGATGCAGACGGGCCCTGGCATGGGCGGCTCGCAATTTCCTGCGCTCGACACACCCGCGCCCGAGGGGCCGCCACCGATCGCGTTGAACCTGACCCCCGAACAGGAAGCGATGGAGCGGCTGAACCAGCGCTCGACCGCCGACATGGCCGAGCCCGAAAAGGCGCAAGGATTCGAGGCATCGGTTCACAAGATCAAGGAACAGGTGCTGCCGCGCCTGCTCGAACGCGTCGATCCCGAGGCGGCGGCGACGCTCAGCAAGGACGAGCTGACCGAGGAATTCCGCCCGATCATCCTCGAAGTGCTTGCTGAACTGCGCATCACCCTCAATCGCCGCGAGCAATTCGCGCTCGAAAAAGTGCTCGTCGACGAATTGCTCGGCTTCGGCCCGCTCGAAGAGCTGCTCTCCGACCCCGACATCTCCGACATCATGGTCAACGGGCCGTACCAGACCTATATCGAACGCAAGGGCCAGCTGGTCATCGCGCCGATCCAGTTCCGCGACGAACAGCATCTGTTCCAGATCGCGCAGCGCATCTGCAACATGGTCGGCCGCCGCGTCGACCAGACGACGCCGCTCGCCGACGCCCGCCTCAAAGACGGCAGCCGCGTCAACGTCATCGTGCCGCCGCTGTCCTTGCGCGGCACCGCGATCTCGATCCGTAAATTCTCGGCCAAGCCGATCACGCTCGACATGCTCTGCCAATGGGGCGCGATGAGCCAGAAGATGTGCACCGCGCTCAAGATCGCGGGCGCCAGCCGCTTCAACATCGTCATCTCGGGCGGCACCGGTTCGGGCAAGACCACCATGCTCAATGCCCTGTCGAAGATGATCGACCCCGGCGAGCGCGTGCTGACGATCGAGGATGCCGCCGAGCTTCGCCTGCAACAGCCGCACTGGCTACCGCTCGAAACGCGCCCCGCGAACCTCGAGGGCAATGGCGCGATCCATATGGGCGATCTCGTCAAGAACGCGCTGCGTATGCGCCCCGACCGCATCATCATGGGCGAGGTCCGCGGATCGGAGTGTTTCGACCTGCTCGCCGCGATGAACACCGGTCACGACGGTTCGATGTGCACGCTCCACGCGAACAGCCCGCGCGAATGCCTGGGCCGTATGGAGAATATGGTCTTGATGGGCGACATCAAGATTCCGAAGGAAGCGATCTCGAAGCAGATCGCCGATTCGGTCGATCTGATCGTCCAGATCAAGCGCCTGCGCGACGGTTCACGCCGCGTCACCAACGTCACCGAAGTGATCGGCATGGAAGGCGACGTCATCGTCACCCAGGAATTGTTCAAGTTCGAATATCAGGACGAGGACAAGGACGGCAAGATTCTCGGCGAATATCGCTCGATGGGCCTGCGCCCCTATACGCTGGAAAAGGCCCGCCAGTTCGGGTTCGACCAGCCGTATCTGGAAGCCTGCCTGTAA
- the aat gene encoding leucyl/phenylalanyl-tRNA--protein transferase, producing MTRHLESIDPALLLSAYAQGLFPMADAADDPSVHWVEPRLRAILPLDGFHLSKSLKKVVLSDHFRVTTDTAFRAMMALCAEPADDRPTTWINPVIKTSYERLFQIGHAHSVECWRGDELVGGLYGVSLGRAFFGESMVSRARDASKVALAHLVARLKAGGWRLLDCQFITPHLASLGAIEIPQADYLARLYSVLSDGAALGAAGAGAGAGVGAGVPAPPFVVVDWGALDALGAGTGDFGAARATGSPPGYVIAQLLT from the coding sequence CTGACCAGGCATCTCGAATCGATCGATCCCGCGCTGCTGCTCAGCGCTTATGCGCAGGGGCTGTTCCCGATGGCCGACGCGGCGGACGACCCGTCGGTGCATTGGGTCGAACCGCGGCTGCGCGCGATCCTGCCGCTGGACGGCTTTCATCTGTCGAAGAGCCTGAAGAAAGTCGTCCTGTCCGACCATTTTCGCGTGACCACCGACACCGCGTTTCGCGCCATGATGGCGCTCTGCGCCGAACCCGCGGACGACCGGCCGACGACCTGGATCAACCCCGTGATCAAGACGAGCTACGAGCGCCTGTTCCAGATCGGCCACGCGCACAGCGTCGAATGCTGGCGCGGGGACGAGCTTGTCGGCGGGCTCTATGGCGTGTCGCTCGGCCGCGCCTTTTTCGGCGAATCGATGGTCAGCCGGGCGCGCGACGCGTCGAAGGTCGCGCTCGCGCATCTCGTCGCGCGGCTGAAAGCGGGCGGTTGGCGGCTGCTCGACTGCCAGTTCATCACCCCGCACCTCGCCAGCCTGGGCGCGATCGAAATCCCCCAGGCCGATTATCTGGCGCGGCTTTATTCGGTCTTGTCGGACGGAGCGGCCTTGGGCGCGGCGGGCGCAGGCGCAGGCGCGGGTGTCGGTGCAGGCGTGCCCGCGCCACCGTTCGTCGTCGTCGATTGGGGCGCGCTCGATGCCTTGGGCGCGGGGACGGGCGATTTCGGCGCCGCGCGCGCGACAGGCTCGCCGCCCGGATATGTCATCGCACAGCTTTTGACATAG
- a CDS encoding class I SAM-dependent methyltransferase, which translates to MRPLILVASAVIALAAPAVAESPNDAPVAAAVAAPTRTPANVARDRYRHPAETLAFFGVKPGDTIVELWPGGGWYTEILAPLSTSGGGTLYAAAPWAKGLNRIKQWQGAKPDVYGAIKLAEFPATGAGPTVPDGSADVVLTFRNIHNWRFGGKDNVAEAFRQIYAMLKPGGVLGIEEHRLPEDMDSALEEKSGYMKRSSIIGFAEAAGFELAGESDINANAKDTHDYPGGVWTLPPSLAEGDKDRAKYLAIGESDRMTLKFVKPAH; encoded by the coding sequence ATGCGTCCGCTGATCCTCGTTGCAAGTGCCGTCATCGCGCTCGCCGCGCCCGCCGTCGCCGAAAGCCCGAACGACGCCCCCGTCGCCGCCGCGGTCGCCGCGCCGACGCGCACGCCCGCCAATGTCGCGCGCGACCGTTATCGCCATCCCGCCGAAACGCTGGCCTTCTTCGGCGTGAAGCCTGGCGATACGATCGTCGAGCTGTGGCCGGGCGGCGGCTGGTACACCGAAATCCTCGCGCCGCTGTCGACGTCCGGCGGCGGCACCCTCTATGCCGCGGCGCCATGGGCGAAGGGCCTGAACCGGATCAAGCAATGGCAGGGCGCGAAGCCCGATGTCTATGGCGCGATCAAGCTCGCCGAATTCCCCGCCACCGGCGCCGGGCCGACAGTGCCCGACGGCAGCGCCGACGTCGTGCTGACCTTTCGCAACATCCATAATTGGCGCTTTGGCGGCAAGGACAATGTCGCAGAGGCTTTCCGGCAGATTTATGCGATGCTGAAACCCGGCGGCGTGCTGGGCATCGAGGAGCATCGCCTGCCCGAGGATATGGATTCGGCGCTCGAGGAAAAGAGCGGTTACATGAAGCGTTCGTCGATCATCGGTTTCGCCGAGGCGGCGGGATTCGAGCTCGCGGGCGAAAGCGACATCAACGCCAATGCGAAGGACACCCACGATTATCCGGGCGGGGTCTGGACGCTGCCGCCATCGCTGGCCGAAGGCGACAAGGACCGCGCCAAATATCTGGCGATCGGCGAATCGGATCGCATGACGCTCAAATTCGTGAAGCCCGCACACTGA
- a CDS encoding fatty acyl-AMP ligase, whose amino-acid sequence MTENSVPAVEDLVPTPTHCAQPRRFSDFATVGEALDYAASGTRGLNFHDPRGKLVRPYPYSELKVDALAAAYRLVAAGVRPGERIALIAETGPEFAALFFGTILAGAWPVPLPLPTSFGGRDSYVGQLVVQLSSCDPRMLFFPPEIAAMAAEAAEQRGVEPMDWSLFATRAAPVANLPEQKTDETCYLQYSSGSTRFPHGVAVTHGALLNNLAAHSHGMHVQDSDRCVSWLPWYHDMGLVGCLLSPVANQVSVDYLKTEDFARRPLAWLDLISRNQGTTLSYSPTFGYDICARRVSSQTQVADRFDLSRWRVAGNGADMIRPDVMQSFVDAFAEAGFKASAFLPSYGLAEATLAVSIMPPGEGIVVELVEETELSGVSSDAGRPTRYRAIVNCGRAARDMVIEVRDEAGNILPDQTVGKVWCTGPSLMTGYFRDPEATAACMADGWLDTGDMGYLSDGYIYIVGRAKDMIIINGKNHWPQDIEWAVEQLPGFKSGDIAAFAITTPGGEETPAVLVQCRTSDDAERIALRETIRDRVRAITGMNCLIELIPPRTLPRTSSGKLSRSKARAQYLAGEIQPLAIAA is encoded by the coding sequence ATGACCGAAAATTCCGTCCCCGCGGTGGAGGATCTCGTCCCCACCCCGACCCATTGCGCCCAGCCGCGCCGCTTTTCGGACTTCGCCACCGTCGGCGAAGCGCTCGATTATGCCGCCAGCGGCACGCGCGGGCTCAATTTCCACGATCCGCGCGGCAAGCTCGTCCGCCCCTATCCCTATAGCGAACTCAAGGTCGACGCGCTGGCCGCGGCCTATCGTCTCGTCGCGGCGGGCGTACGGCCGGGCGAACGCATCGCGCTGATCGCCGAGACCGGCCCCGAATTCGCCGCGCTCTTCTTCGGCACCATCCTCGCCGGTGCCTGGCCGGTGCCGCTGCCGTTGCCGACCAGCTTTGGCGGGCGCGACTCCTATGTCGGCCAGCTCGTCGTCCAGCTTTCGAGCTGCGACCCCAGGATGCTGTTCTTCCCGCCCGAAATCGCCGCGATGGCGGCCGAGGCGGCCGAACAGCGCGGCGTCGAGCCGATGGACTGGAGCCTGTTCGCGACCCGCGCGGCGCCGGTCGCCAACCTTCCCGAGCAAAAGACCGACGAGACCTGCTACCTTCAATATAGCAGCGGCTCGACGCGCTTCCCGCACGGCGTTGCGGTGACGCATGGCGCGCTGCTCAACAATCTTGCCGCGCATTCGCACGGCATGCACGTGCAGGACAGCGACCGCTGCGTGTCGTGGCTGCCCTGGTATCACGACATGGGCCTGGTCGGCTGCCTGCTCTCGCCGGTCGCCAACCAGGTATCGGTCGATTATCTCAAGACCGAGGATTTCGCCCGCCGCCCGCTCGCCTGGCTCGACCTGATCAGCCGCAACCAGGGCACGACATTGAGCTATTCGCCGACCTTCGGCTACGATATCTGCGCGCGCCGCGTGTCAAGCCAGACGCAGGTCGCCGACCGTTTCGACCTGTCGCGCTGGCGCGTCGCGGGCAATGGCGCCGACATGATCCGCCCCGACGTGATGCAGAGCTTCGTCGATGCCTTTGCCGAGGCGGGTTTCAAGGCGAGCGCTTTCCTGCCGAGCTATGGCCTTGCCGAAGCGACGCTGGCGGTCAGCATCATGCCGCCGGGCGAAGGCATTGTCGTCGAGCTGGTCGAGGAAACCGAATTGTCGGGCGTATCGAGCGACGCCGGCCGGCCAACCCGCTATCGCGCGATCGTCAACTGTGGCCGCGCGGCGCGCGACATGGTCATCGAAGTGCGCGACGAGGCGGGCAACATCCTGCCCGACCAGACCGTCGGCAAAGTATGGTGCACCGGCCCGTCGCTGATGACCGGCTATTTCCGCGACCCCGAAGCGACCGCGGCCTGCATGGCCGACGGCTGGCTCGACACCGGCGATATGGGCTATTTGTCAGACGGTTACATCTATATCGTCGGCCGCGCCAAGGACATGATCATCATCAACGGCAAGAATCACTGGCCGCAGGATATCGAATGGGCGGTCGAACAGCTTCCCGGATTCAAGTCGGGCGACATCGCCGCTTTCGCGATCACCACGCCGGGGGGCGAGGAAACCCCGGCGGTGCTCGTCCAGTGCCGGACCAGCGACGATGCCGAACGCATCGCGCTGCGCGAGACGATCCGCGACCGCGTCCGCGCGATCACCGGCATGAACTGCCTGATCGAGCTGATCCCGCCGCGCACGCTGCCGCGCACCAGCTCGGGCAAGCTCAGCCGGTCGAAGGCGCGCGCGCAATATCTGGCCGGCGAAATCCAGCCGCTGGCGATCGCCGCCTGA
- a CDS encoding DUF192 domain-containing protein: MRILLTALALSLALPMAACSRDGGAAQNAVTIPLTIAMAGKAHAFNVEVARSADEQERGLMFRTSLPADGGMLFPFAKPKIASFWMKNTLIPLDMIFVRADGSIDRIAENAIPESLEPVVSGGEVAAVLELTGGTATKLGLDESAKVTWKETK; encoded by the coding sequence ATGCGTATTCTTCTGACCGCTCTGGCTCTGTCGCTAGCGCTGCCGATGGCGGCGTGCAGCCGCGATGGCGGCGCCGCGCAGAACGCCGTGACGATTCCGCTGACGATCGCAATGGCGGGCAAGGCGCACGCCTTCAACGTCGAGGTCGCGCGCAGCGCGGACGAGCAGGAGCGGGGGCTGATGTTCCGCACCAGTCTGCCCGCCGATGGCGGCATGCTCTTTCCGTTCGCGAAGCCCAAGATCGCGAGCTTCTGGATGAAGAATACGCTGATTCCGCTCGACATGATCTTCGTGCGCGCCGACGGCAGCATCGATCGCATCGCCGAGAATGCGATCCCCGAATCGCTCGAACCCGTGGTCAGCGGCGGCGAGGTCGCGGCGGTGCTCGAACTGACGGGGGGGACCGCGACGAAGCTCGGCCTCGACGAGAGCGCAAAGGTGACGTGGAAAGAGACGAAATAG
- a CDS encoding NADH:ubiquinone oxidoreductase subunit NDUFA12, giving the protein MSILGKIFTWWDGATVGTLLNSWSTGEKVGEDSLGNTYYRAKKSRRRWVLYNGSNDASRVPPEWHGWLHGTLDGLPGDALPAPRAWEQEPSANLTGSLGAYRPAGALERGGRRAAATGDYEAWRPGAD; this is encoded by the coding sequence ATGAGCATCCTTGGCAAGATTTTCACCTGGTGGGACGGCGCGACCGTCGGCACGTTGCTGAACAGCTGGAGCACGGGCGAGAAGGTTGGCGAGGACAGCCTCGGCAACACTTATTATCGCGCGAAGAAGAGCCGCCGTCGCTGGGTTCTCTATAATGGCTCGAACGATGCGAGCCGCGTTCCTCCCGAATGGCACGGCTGGCTGCACGGCACGCTCGACGGATTGCCCGGCGACGCGCTGCCCGCGCCGCGCGCGTGGGAACAGGAACCGAGCGCGAACCTGACCGGCAGCCTTGGCGCCTATCGTCCCGCGGGCGCGCTCGAACGCGGCGGACGCCGCGCCGCGGCGACCGGCGATTACGAAGCGTGGCGTCCGGGCGCCGACTGA
- a CDS encoding CHAP domain-containing protein gives MLNRRFLGAFALCASLLASVPAAALQCVPFARAESGVEIRGNAKTWWAQAAGEYDRGQEPRKGAVMAFAGTRGMPLGHVAVVKKIISDREILIDHANWSPINGRRGQIERNVRVVDVSDKGDWSLVRVWYAPIGDLGLRANPVQGFIYAGDDHGAGGSHKAFEDPVWAQNDWKPGNGLDLVAASLR, from the coding sequence ATGCTCAACCGCCGCTTTCTGGGTGCGTTCGCCCTGTGCGCCTCGTTGCTCGCCAGTGTCCCGGCCGCCGCGCTCCAGTGCGTCCCCTTCGCCCGCGCCGAATCGGGCGTCGAGATCCGCGGCAATGCCAAGACCTGGTGGGCGCAGGCGGCGGGCGAATATGACCGCGGCCAGGAACCCCGCAAGGGCGCCGTCATGGCGTTCGCCGGCACTCGCGGCATGCCACTCGGCCATGTCGCGGTGGTCAAGAAGATCATCAGCGACCGCGAAATCCTGATCGACCATGCCAATTGGTCGCCGATCAACGGCCGCCGAGGCCAGATCGAGCGCAACGTCCGCGTCGTCGACGTCAGCGACAAGGGCGACTGGAGCCTGGTCCGCGTCTGGTACGCACCGATCGGCGACCTCGGCCTGCGCGCCAACCCGGTGCAGGGCTTCATCTATGCCGGCGACGATCACGGGGCCGGCGGCAGCCACAAGGCGTTCGAAGATCCGGTGTGGGCGCAGAACGACTGGAAGCCGGGCAACGGCCTCGAC